From the genome of Halorussus caseinilyticus, one region includes:
- a CDS encoding GTP-dependent dephospho-CoA kinase family protein, translated as MSDVLVTLPDAMRGELKEPMGPLFTDAESLLSEIDGPLLAVGDVVTYHLERAGTVPDVAVVDGLTKREEVEDRVAEGVARLGGETREVHVENPAGGLSRELVEALREAIVDPEPTVLVVEGEEDLVALPAIVAAPLGASVVYGQPNEGMVHAEVTDESKAAMRDLLSRMDGDSEALFEILDAG; from the coding sequence GTGAGCGACGTTCTCGTCACGCTCCCCGACGCGATGCGCGGGGAGCTAAAGGAGCCGATGGGTCCCCTTTTCACCGACGCCGAGTCGCTACTCTCGGAAATCGACGGTCCGCTCCTCGCGGTGGGCGATGTCGTGACCTACCACCTCGAACGCGCCGGGACTGTGCCCGACGTGGCCGTCGTGGACGGCCTGACCAAGCGCGAGGAAGTCGAAGACAGAGTAGCCGAGGGCGTCGCGCGCCTCGGCGGTGAGACCCGCGAGGTCCACGTCGAGAACCCCGCCGGGGGTCTCTCCCGCGAGTTGGTCGAAGCCCTCCGCGAAGCCATCGTGGACCCCGAACCAACCGTCCTCGTGGTCGAGGGCGAGGAGGACCTCGTGGCTCTGCCCGCCATCGTCGCCGCGCCACTCGGCGCGAGCGTGGTCTACGGCCAACCGAACGAGGGGATGGTCCACGCCGAAGTGACCGACGAGTCGAAAGCGGCGATGCGTGACCTTCTGTCACGGATGGACGGCGATAGCGAGGCGCTGTTCGAGATTCTGGACGCGGGGTAG
- a CDS encoding PRC-barrel domain-containing protein, translating to MSEILAENLSGKAVMGSDGTELGMLYNITMDLKTGELSDLLVEPDEQLNSDAVEFGSDEQGRFQVPVQRVQAVKDYIVVQR from the coding sequence ATGTCCGAAATCCTCGCCGAAAACCTCTCGGGGAAGGCCGTCATGGGGTCAGACGGGACAGAACTGGGTATGTTGTACAACATCACCATGGACCTCAAGACGGGCGAACTCTCGGACTTGCTCGTCGAACCGGACGAACAGTTGAACAGTGACGCGGTGGAGTTCGGCTCCGACGAACAGGGTCGATTTCAGGTCCCCGTGCAACGAGTGCAGGCAGTAAAAGATTACATCGTCGTTCAGCGGTAA
- the spt4 gene encoding transcription elongation factor subunit Spt4: MAGDRLACRECHAVAEPDEDTCPICGSTSLTEDWSGYVIIAHPDESQIAEEMEVTKPGKYALKVR; encoded by the coding sequence ATGGCCGGTGACCGCCTCGCCTGCCGCGAATGCCACGCCGTCGCCGAACCCGACGAGGACACCTGTCCCATCTGCGGTTCGACCAGCCTCACCGAGGACTGGAGCGGCTACGTCATCATCGCCCACCCCGACGAGAGCCAAATCGCCGAGGAGATGGAAGTGACCAAGCCGGGCAAGTACGCGCTGAAGGTCCGGTAG
- a CDS encoding DUF188 domain-containing protein codes for MVATVAMDTSALMMPVECDVRLFEEVERLLGDFDCVVPRAVRDELAKLSEGASAQAVAASVGADLAADRCRTVEHEASYADDALVELAPEFEYVVTNDGPLKERLLDAGAPVIHIRARNKLAISKP; via the coding sequence ATGGTCGCTACGGTCGCCATGGACACCAGCGCGCTCATGATGCCGGTCGAGTGCGACGTGCGCCTCTTCGAGGAGGTGGAGCGTCTGCTGGGCGACTTCGATTGTGTCGTCCCGCGGGCGGTCCGCGACGAACTCGCAAAACTCTCGGAGGGCGCGAGTGCGCAAGCAGTCGCGGCCAGCGTCGGCGCGGACTTGGCGGCCGACAGATGTCGAACAGTCGAACACGAAGCATCGTACGCGGACGACGCGCTGGTCGAACTCGCCCCCGAGTTCGAGTACGTCGTCACGAACGACGGCCCCCTCAAGGAGCGTCTGCTCGACGCGGGCGCACCGGTAATTCATATAAGGGCCCGGAACAAACTCGCAATTAGCAAACCTTAG
- the rdgB gene encoding RdgB/HAM1 family non-canonical purine NTP pyrophosphatase → MTIRFVTSNEGKVAEAREYLTDDVEQVNYDYTEMQSDDLAEIAVAGAKEAFEETGGEDPVVVDDAGLFVDSLGGFPGPYSSYVEDTVGVERVWNLVEMEENRRARFRCIVAYHDGETTETFDGAVPGRIVAPRGEGGFGYDPIFEHEGTTMAEMSTERKNAISHRGRALAKFADWLAENR, encoded by the coding sequence GTGACCATCAGATTCGTGACGAGCAACGAGGGGAAAGTCGCAGAGGCCCGCGAGTATCTCACCGACGACGTGGAACAGGTCAACTACGACTACACCGAGATGCAGAGCGACGACCTCGCGGAAATCGCCGTCGCCGGAGCGAAGGAGGCCTTCGAGGAGACCGGCGGCGAGGACCCCGTGGTCGTGGACGACGCGGGCCTGTTCGTGGATTCGCTCGGCGGGTTCCCCGGTCCCTACTCGTCGTACGTCGAGGACACCGTGGGCGTCGAGCGCGTCTGGAACCTCGTGGAGATGGAGGAGAATCGCCGCGCGCGCTTCCGGTGTATCGTCGCCTACCACGACGGCGAGACGACCGAGACGTTCGACGGCGCGGTGCCGGGTCGCATCGTCGCGCCGCGGGGCGAGGGCGGATTCGGCTACGACCCCATCTTCGAACACGAGGGCACGACGATGGCCGAGATGAGTACCGAGCGCAAGAACGCGATTTCCCACCGCGGACGGGCGCTGGCGAAGTTCGCGGACTGGTTGGCCGAGAATCGGTAG
- a CDS encoding NOB1 family endonuclease: MYVLDASAFINEYHTSADTATIPMVREELEDESAYRFDAMEGSGMHIHIPQDGAVERVRRAAGETGDAEELSTTDIRLIAAAFELDATLVTDDYAMQNVAEHMDVSVDIIAQDGISEQRDWLFQCQGCGREFDENKDRCPICGSELTRKNPSNA; this comes from the coding sequence ATGTACGTTCTAGACGCCTCAGCCTTCATCAACGAGTATCACACCAGCGCGGACACGGCGACCATTCCGATGGTCCGCGAGGAACTAGAAGACGAGAGCGCCTATCGCTTCGACGCGATGGAAGGCTCCGGGATGCACATCCACATCCCGCAGGACGGTGCGGTCGAGCGAGTCCGCCGGGCCGCCGGGGAGACCGGCGACGCCGAGGAACTCTCGACCACCGACATCCGCCTCATCGCGGCCGCCTTCGAACTTGACGCGACCCTCGTCACCGACGACTACGCCATGCAGAACGTGGCCGAACACATGGACGTGAGCGTCGACATCATCGCTCAAGACGGCATCTCCGAACAGCGCGATTGGCTCTTCCAGTGTCAGGGATGCGGCCGCGAGTTCGACGAGAACAAAGACCGGTGCCCAATCTGCGGGAGCGAACTCACGCGCAAGAACCCCTCGAACGCCTGA
- a CDS encoding 30S ribosomal protein S27ae has product MARNEYYDDDGTTDKETCTRCGDSFLADHGDRLHCGRCGYTEWK; this is encoded by the coding sequence ATGGCGCGCAACGAGTACTACGACGACGACGGTACGACCGACAAAGAGACCTGCACCCGGTGTGGCGACTCGTTCCTCGCCGACCACGGCGACCGCCTCCACTGCGGTCGGTGTGGATACACCGAGTGGAAGTAA
- a CDS encoding DNA-directed RNA polymerase — protein MYKRVRLKDTVEVPPEHLADVTPNLVKKLLQDKLEGRMDEDVGSVVSVVNVHDIGDGAVLPNRPGVYYEAEFDAVTFDPQMQEVVDGEIVEVVNFGAFVGIGPVDGLLHVSQISDEYLAYDEEGQMLASRESNRTLGVGDSVRARIVTKSIDERNPRESKIGLTAKQVGLGKHGWLKEEREKRQATTESE, from the coding sequence ATGTACAAACGGGTCAGACTCAAGGATACAGTCGAGGTCCCCCCAGAACACCTCGCGGACGTGACGCCGAATCTAGTGAAGAAGCTACTGCAGGACAAGTTAGAGGGTCGGATGGACGAAGATGTCGGGAGCGTCGTCAGCGTCGTGAACGTTCACGACATCGGCGACGGCGCGGTCCTGCCGAACCGACCGGGCGTCTACTACGAAGCGGAGTTCGACGCGGTTACGTTCGACCCACAGATGCAGGAAGTCGTGGACGGGGAAATCGTGGAAGTCGTCAACTTCGGTGCCTTCGTCGGCATCGGTCCGGTGGACGGCCTGCTCCACGTCTCCCAGATTTCGGACGAGTATCTCGCCTACGACGAGGAGGGCCAGATGCTCGCCTCCCGAGAGTCGAACCGCACGCTCGGTGTCGGCGACTCGGTGCGGGCGCGCATCGTCACCAAGAGCATCGACGAGCGCAACCCCCGCGAGAGCAAAATCGGTCTCACCGCAAAGCAGGTGGGTCTCGGCAAGCACGGGTGGCTGAAAGAAGAGCGCGAGAAGCGCCAAGCGACCACCGAGAGTGAATAA
- a CDS encoding CopG family transcriptional regulator: MERRYSFTCERDLAERIEALAREYDLTTQEVLQQLVTVGLEEIQTDE, translated from the coding sequence ATGGAGCGTCGCTATTCGTTCACGTGCGAGCGGGACCTCGCCGAGCGCATCGAGGCGCTGGCCCGCGAGTACGACCTGACGACTCAAGAGGTCCTCCAGCAACTCGTCACGGTGGGTCTCGAAGAAATACAGACCGACGAGTAG
- a CDS encoding DUF5811 family protein encodes MNGNTPYAGVPGKTQAGQRANADVPDLSPEQKQSLRDSITDIASRTREFLPDEYVVGSKVADDGNGPQAQVSVQPPVGHPVSAGFSPSIEDFDGDDLDTHEEAEVARGLAASAAMQVKQMMGDNITPTGR; translated from the coding sequence ATGAACGGAAACACCCCCTACGCGGGCGTCCCCGGCAAGACGCAGGCAGGTCAGCGCGCGAACGCCGACGTGCCGGACCTCTCCCCCGAGCAGAAGCAGTCGCTTCGTGACAGCATCACCGACATCGCGTCCCGGACCCGCGAGTTCCTCCCCGACGAGTACGTCGTCGGGTCGAAGGTCGCCGACGACGGTAACGGACCGCAGGCGCAGGTGTCGGTCCAACCGCCGGTCGGCCACCCGGTCAGCGCCGGTTTCAGCCCCAGCATCGAGGACTTCGACGGCGACGACCTAGACACCCACGAGGAGGCGGAAGTCGCTCGCGGTCTCGCGGCCAGCGCCGCCATGCAGGTCAAGCAGATGATGGGCGACAACATCACCCCGACCGGTCGATAA
- the infB gene encoding translation initiation factor IF-2, with protein MPDTDTRDSEQGLRTPIVAVLGHVDHGKTSLLDKIRGSTVIEGEAGAITQHIGATAIPLDVVSKVAGSLIDPSDFDLPGLLFIDTPGHHSFTTLRSRGGALADIAILVVDVNDGFQPQTLEAISILKQSQTPFVVAANKIDTIPGWKPNEDAPVQQTKEAQSDRANSKLDEELYEIIGELSDEGFSADMYWRVQDFRGNIGVVPVSAETGEGIPDLLTVLMGLAQRYMKEDMAIDVTGPGAGTVLEVKEEKGFGTTLDVVLYDGTIREDETIVVGGLDEPIVTDVRAILKPRPLAEIRTEDRFEKVEEIAAASGVKIAAPDLGKAMAGAPVRVVRDRDIEEVIAEVRAELSEIEVQTQEQGVVVKADTLGSLEAIANAMDEAEIPIMRAEVGDVAPRDISVASTANEDKHKTILAFNVDVLADAERKVEETDVKVFESGVIYRLIEEYEEYVEELERAQQETVLDNITRPARFQILQDHTFRQNDPAVVGVEILSGTVKKNSNVVKFEGNDPTRVGQLKGIQEQGDDVDEARSGNRVSVAIDGPTVGRQIEEGDELWMEIPEKHAKILEQELADDIPVDELEALQMYLDKQRKRDPFWGK; from the coding sequence ATGCCTGACACAGATACACGCGATAGCGAACAAGGTCTGCGAACCCCAATCGTCGCCGTACTGGGGCACGTAGACCACGGCAAGACTAGTCTACTGGACAAAATCCGCGGTTCGACCGTCATCGAAGGCGAGGCGGGCGCGATTACCCAGCACATCGGAGCGACCGCCATCCCCCTCGACGTGGTGTCGAAGGTGGCGGGAAGCCTCATCGACCCGAGCGACTTCGACCTGCCCGGCCTGCTCTTTATCGACACGCCGGGCCACCACTCGTTCACGACGCTCCGGTCGCGCGGCGGCGCACTGGCCGACATCGCCATCCTCGTCGTGGACGTGAACGACGGCTTCCAACCCCAGACGCTCGAAGCCATCAGCATCCTCAAGCAGTCCCAGACGCCGTTCGTCGTGGCCGCGAACAAAATCGACACGATACCGGGGTGGAAGCCCAACGAGGACGCGCCGGTCCAACAGACCAAGGAGGCCCAGAGCGACCGTGCGAACTCGAAACTGGACGAGGAACTCTACGAAATCATCGGCGAATTGAGCGACGAGGGCTTCTCGGCCGACATGTACTGGCGAGTGCAGGACTTCCGCGGGAACATCGGCGTGGTCCCCGTCAGCGCCGAGACCGGCGAGGGGATTCCCGACCTCCTGACCGTCCTGATGGGACTGGCCCAGCGGTACATGAAAGAGGACATGGCCATCGACGTGACGGGTCCCGGCGCGGGCACCGTCCTCGAAGTCAAAGAGGAGAAGGGCTTCGGGACCACCCTCGACGTGGTGCTGTACGACGGCACCATCCGCGAGGACGAGACCATCGTCGTCGGCGGTCTGGACGAACCCATCGTGACCGACGTGCGGGCCATCCTGAAGCCCCGACCGCTCGCGGAGATTCGGACCGAAGACCGCTTCGAGAAGGTCGAGGAAATCGCGGCCGCGTCCGGCGTCAAAATCGCCGCGCCAGACCTCGGGAAGGCGATGGCGGGCGCGCCCGTCCGGGTCGTCCGGGACCGCGACATCGAGGAAGTCATCGCGGAGGTCCGAGCCGAACTCTCCGAAATCGAGGTCCAGACCCAAGAGCAGGGCGTCGTCGTGAAGGCCGACACTCTCGGCAGTCTGGAGGCCATCGCCAACGCGATGGACGAGGCCGAAATCCCCATCATGCGGGCGGAAGTCGGCGACGTGGCACCGCGGGACATCAGCGTGGCTTCGACCGCCAACGAGGACAAGCACAAGACCATCCTCGCGTTCAACGTGGACGTACTCGCCGACGCCGAGCGGAAAGTCGAGGAGACCGACGTGAAGGTGTTCGAGAGCGGCGTCATCTACCGACTCATCGAGGAGTACGAGGAGTACGTCGAGGAACTCGAACGCGCCCAACAGGAGACGGTGCTGGACAACATCACCCGGCCCGCCCGGTTCCAGATTCTGCAGGACCACACATTCCGACAGAACGACCCCGCGGTGGTCGGCGTCGAGATTCTCTCGGGGACCGTCAAGAAGAACAGCAACGTCGTGAAGTTCGAGGGCAACGACCCGACGCGGGTCGGCCAGTTGAAAGGGATTCAGGAGCAGGGCGACGACGTAGACGAGGCCCGGAGCGGAAATCGCGTGAGCGTCGCCATCGACGGTCCGACGGTGGGTCGCCAAATCGAGGAAGGCGACGAACTCTGGATGGAGATTCCCGAGAAGCACGCCAAAATCCTAGAGCAGGAACTCGCCGACGACATCCCGGTGGACGAGTTGGAAGCCCTCCAGATGTACCTCGACAAACAGCGCAAGCGCGACCCCTTCTGGGGGAAGTAG
- a CDS encoding bifunctional N(6)-L-threonylcarbamoyladenine synthase/serine/threonine protein kinase, with protein MSSERRTTDADRGLRVLGIEGTAWAASAAVYDTDASDSDAVFIETDAYQPESGGIHPREAAEHMSDAIPEVVETALAAADGEIDAVAFSRGPGLGPCLRTVGTAARALAQTLDVPLVGVNHMVAHLEIGRQQSGFDSPVCLNASGANAHVLGYRNGRYRVLGETMDTGVGNAIDKFTRHVGWSHPGGPKVEEAARDGEYTELPYVVKGMDFSFSGIMSAAKDAYDGRRNGGDGATVEDVCFSLQENVFAMLTEVAERALSLTGSDELVLGGGVGQNARLREMLREMCDQRGAEFYAPDPRFLRDNAGMIAVLGAEMVRAGDTIAVEESAVDPNFRPDQVDVSWRGDDESVAVWRDDGSEVKGAEATVEIGDQRVTKRRLPKSYRHPDLDARLRRDRTVLEARLTSEARRHGVPTPVVYDVDPREGVLVFERVGEADLREELTPERVRDVARHLAAIHAAGFVHGDPTTRNVRVGRRSAPPQGGADSERRSSEQGERTYLIDFGLGYNTDDAEDYAMDLHVFDQSLAGTADDAAALRREFEDAYAEVGDSAVLERLREVEGRGRYQ; from the coding sequence ATGTCCAGTGAACGGCGGACTACCGATGCCGACCGGGGCCTGCGAGTCCTCGGAATCGAAGGCACCGCGTGGGCCGCGAGCGCCGCGGTCTACGACACCGACGCGAGCGACTCCGACGCCGTTTTTATCGAGACCGACGCCTACCAACCCGAGAGCGGCGGCATCCACCCGCGCGAGGCCGCAGAACACATGAGCGACGCGATTCCGGAAGTCGTGGAGACTGCGCTGGCGGCGGCCGACGGGGAAATCGACGCGGTGGCGTTCTCGCGCGGTCCCGGACTCGGCCCCTGCTTGCGGACCGTCGGGACGGCGGCGCGCGCGTTGGCCCAGACCCTCGACGTACCTCTCGTGGGCGTCAACCACATGGTCGCGCACCTCGAAATCGGCCGCCAGCAGTCGGGGTTCGACTCGCCGGTCTGCCTGAACGCCTCGGGCGCGAACGCTCACGTGTTGGGCTACCGGAACGGCCGGTACCGCGTCCTCGGCGAGACGATGGACACCGGCGTCGGCAACGCCATCGACAAGTTCACCCGGCACGTCGGGTGGTCCCACCCCGGCGGCCCGAAAGTCGAGGAGGCCGCGAGAGACGGCGAGTACACCGAGTTGCCCTACGTCGTCAAGGGGATGGACTTCTCGTTCTCGGGCATCATGAGCGCCGCGAAGGACGCCTACGACGGCCGACGGAACGGCGGCGACGGCGCGACGGTCGAGGACGTGTGCTTCTCGCTCCAAGAGAACGTCTTCGCCATGCTGACGGAAGTGGCCGAGCGCGCGCTCTCGCTGACCGGGAGCGACGAGTTGGTGTTGGGCGGCGGCGTCGGGCAGAACGCCCGACTCCGAGAGATGTTGCGGGAGATGTGCGACCAGCGCGGCGCGGAGTTCTACGCGCCCGACCCCCGATTCCTCCGGGACAACGCCGGGATGATTGCGGTCCTCGGCGCGGAGATGGTCCGCGCGGGCGACACCATCGCGGTGGAAGAGTCGGCGGTGGACCCGAACTTCCGGCCCGACCAAGTGGACGTGTCGTGGCGCGGCGACGACGAGTCGGTGGCCGTCTGGCGCGACGACGGGTCGGAGGTGAAGGGCGCGGAGGCGACGGTCGAAATCGGCGACCAGCGAGTCACGAAGCGCCGCCTGCCCAAGAGCTACCGCCACCCGGACCTCGACGCGCGCCTCCGGCGCGACCGGACGGTCCTCGAAGCGCGCCTGACCAGCGAGGCCCGCAGGCACGGCGTGCCGACGCCGGTGGTCTACGACGTAGACCCCCGCGAGGGCGTGCTGGTCTTCGAGCGCGTGGGCGAGGCCGACCTCCGAGAGGAGTTGACCCCCGAGCGAGTGCGCGACGTGGCCCGCCACCTCGCGGCGATTCACGCCGCGGGATTCGTCCACGGCGACCCGACCACGCGGAACGTTCGGGTCGGGCGGCGCTCCGCGCCGCCGCAAGGCGGCGCGGACAGCGAGCGGCGAAGCAGCGAGCAGGGCGAGCGCACCTACCTCATCGACTTCGGACTCGGTTACAACACCGACGACGCCGAGGACTACGCGATGGACCTCCACGTCTTCGACCAGAGCCTCGCAGGGACCGCAGACGACGCCGCGGCGCTCCGGCGGGAGTTCGAGGACGCCTACGCCGAGGTCGGTGACAGCGCGGTGCTGGAACGGCTTCGAGAGGTCGAGGGGCGCGGGCGGTACCAGTAG
- a CDS encoding winged helix-turn-helix domain-containing protein, with amino-acid sequence MSGTTGPNTDLGDPEESPVQDCENCVAPAEAFSVIANETRLSILEALWQAPDRPVTFSDLRRDVGMADSAQFNYHLKQLTDHFVVRTDDGYDFRQAGKKVVRAILAGSFNEHPEMGPFEIEGTCADCGANLQAYYDDEMLAIDCTDCGKNHGRYPFPPGGLNDRSREEIMDAFNQRVRHLHCLAADGVCPECNGRMTTTVTRDAEDYLGLEVRVDHECEQCRHQLYSAVGLSLLDQSDVVTFHREHGVDLCTTPYWRLAWCVSDQHTTILSADPWKLRVEIPLDDETLSVTLDGELNVLELDRTCGSASPDDGAQAISD; translated from the coding sequence ATGAGCGGAACTACCGGGCCGAACACGGACCTCGGCGACCCTGAGGAGTCCCCTGTTCAGGACTGCGAGAACTGCGTGGCTCCGGCCGAGGCGTTCTCGGTCATCGCCAACGAGACGAGACTGTCGATTCTGGAGGCGCTCTGGCAGGCACCCGACCGGCCGGTGACGTTCTCGGACCTCCGGCGGGACGTGGGAATGGCCGACAGCGCGCAGTTCAACTACCACCTCAAACAGCTCACCGACCACTTCGTGGTCCGGACCGACGACGGCTACGACTTCCGGCAGGCCGGGAAAAAGGTCGTCCGAGCGATTCTGGCGGGGTCGTTCAACGAACACCCCGAGATGGGACCCTTCGAAATCGAGGGGACTTGTGCCGACTGTGGCGCGAACTTGCAGGCCTACTACGACGACGAGATGCTCGCCATCGACTGCACCGACTGCGGGAAGAACCACGGCCGGTACCCGTTCCCGCCGGGCGGACTCAACGACCGGTCCCGCGAGGAGATTATGGACGCGTTCAACCAGCGCGTGCGCCACCTCCACTGTCTGGCCGCCGACGGCGTGTGTCCGGAGTGCAACGGCCGGATGACCACCACCGTCACCCGCGACGCCGAGGACTACCTCGGCCTAGAAGTCCGCGTGGACCACGAGTGCGAGCAGTGTCGCCACCAACTCTACTCGGCGGTGGGCCTGTCGCTTCTGGACCAGTCGGACGTGGTGACGTTCCACCGCGAACACGGCGTGGACCTCTGTACGACGCCCTACTGGAGGCTCGCGTGGTGCGTCAGCGACCAGCACACGACCATCCTCTCGGCGGACCCGTGGAAGCTACGGGTCGAGATTCCGCTGGACGACGAGACGCTCTCGGTGACGCTCGACGGCGAGTTGAACGTGCTGGAACTCGACCGGACGTGCGGGTCGGCGTCCCCCGATGACGGCGCGCAGGCGATTTCGGATTGA
- a CDS encoding pyruvoyl-dependent arginine decarboxylase has product MSTIRVAWGTGTGPTEMSAYDAALADANLHNYNLVAVSSVIPADAEVEAVGTAPDLGPAGERLTVVEASATRAGPGHVSAALGWTASEGEPDADGSGPGLFYEAAGETDPEVVAERVRTGLAAGRDLREWTFTDERIETATIDPDAGTYASAVVIAAYGESEPIC; this is encoded by the coding sequence ATGAGTACGATTCGAGTCGCGTGGGGAACGGGAACGGGACCCACGGAGATGTCGGCCTACGACGCCGCGCTCGCGGACGCCAACCTCCACAACTACAACCTCGTCGCCGTCTCGTCGGTCATCCCGGCCGACGCCGAAGTCGAGGCGGTCGGCACCGCCCCGGACCTCGGTCCGGCGGGCGAGCGCCTGACCGTCGTCGAGGCGTCCGCGACTCGGGCGGGTCCGGGCCACGTCTCGGCCGCGCTGGGGTGGACGGCGAGCGAGGGCGAACCGGACGCCGACGGGAGCGGTCCCGGCCTGTTCTACGAGGCCGCGGGCGAGACCGACCCCGAGGTCGTGGCCGAGCGAGTCCGGACCGGACTCGCGGCCGGACGCGACCTGCGCGAGTGGACGTTCACCGACGAGCGCATCGAAACCGCGACCATCGACCCCGACGCCGGAACCTACGCTTCGGCGGTCGTGATAGCGGCCTACGGCGAGAGCGAGCCGATTTGCTGA
- a CDS encoding translation initiation factor IF-2 subunit gamma — protein sequence MTGKHAQPEVNIGLVGHVDHGKTTLVQALSGEWTDQHSEEMKRGISIRLGYADATFRQCPGLDEPERYTVDETCPDGSESEPLRTVSFVDAPGHETLMATMLSGAAIMDGAVLVVSATDPVPQAQTEEHLMALDIIGIENIVIAQNKIDLVDREQAERNYEEIQEFVEGTVAEDAPVVPISAQQEVNIDLLIQAVEEEIPTPERDPDADPRMHVARSFDINRPGTTWDGLMGGVLGGSLVEGKLTEGDELELRPGREVEEGGQTRWESVETDVRSLQAGGDMVDEVTPGGLLGVGTGLDPSLTKGDALAGQVAGTPGTLPPTWNKFTMEVDLLERLVGLDDQDIDDISTGEPLMLTIGTATTVGSVTSAREGECEVTLKRPVCAPEGAQIAINRRIGARWRLIGVGTLRE from the coding sequence TTGACAGGAAAACACGCCCAACCGGAGGTGAATATCGGACTGGTCGGTCACGTAGACCACGGAAAGACAACGCTCGTGCAGGCGCTTTCCGGCGAGTGGACTGACCAGCACTCCGAGGAGATGAAACGTGGCATCTCCATCCGGCTCGGGTACGCAGACGCCACGTTCCGGCAGTGTCCCGGCCTCGACGAGCCGGAGCGATATACGGTAGACGAGACGTGCCCCGACGGTAGCGAGAGCGAACCGCTTCGCACGGTGTCGTTCGTGGACGCCCCCGGACACGAGACGCTGATGGCGACGATGCTGTCGGGCGCGGCCATCATGGACGGCGCGGTGCTGGTCGTCTCGGCGACCGACCCCGTTCCGCAGGCACAGACCGAAGAACACCTGATGGCGTTGGACATCATCGGCATCGAGAACATCGTCATCGCGCAGAACAAAATCGACCTCGTGGACCGCGAGCAGGCCGAGCGCAACTACGAGGAGATTCAGGAGTTCGTGGAGGGCACCGTCGCCGAAGACGCGCCGGTCGTCCCCATCTCCGCCCAACAGGAGGTCAACATCGACCTGCTGATTCAGGCGGTCGAAGAGGAGATTCCGACGCCCGAGCGCGACCCCGACGCCGACCCGCGGATGCACGTCGCCCGGAGTTTCGACATCAACCGACCCGGCACGACGTGGGACGGTCTGATGGGCGGCGTCCTCGGCGGCAGTCTGGTCGAAGGCAAACTCACGGAGGGAGACGAACTCGAACTCCGCCCCGGCCGCGAAGTCGAAGAAGGCGGACAGACCCGATGGGAATCCGTCGAGACCGACGTGCGCTCGCTTCAGGCGGGCGGCGACATGGTAGACGAGGTGACGCCGGGCGGACTGCTCGGCGTCGGCACGGGTCTCGACCCGAGCCTCACGAAAGGCGACGCCTTGGCGGGACAGGTGGCCGGGACGCCCGGCACGCTTCCCCCGACGTGGAACAAGTTCACGATGGAAGTGGACCTGCTCGAACGCCTCGTCGGACTCGACGACCAAGACATCGACGACATCTCGACCGGCGAACCGCTGATGCTAACCATCGGCACCGCGACGACGGTCGGGTCCGTGACCAGCGCCCGCGAGGGCGAGTGCGAGGTCACGCTCAAGCGCCCGGTGTGCGCGCCTGAAGGTGCCCAAATCGCCATCAACCGCCGCATCGGTGCGCGCTGGCGGCTCATCGGGGTCGGCACCCTGCGCGAATAG
- a CDS encoding 30S ribosomal protein S24e — MEVEILSEEQNPMLHRSEVRFQIVHDEATPSRLSVRDSLAAKLDKDSSEVVVHEMNTKFGMRKTVGYAKVYDSPEHARDVEQDYMLERNKIAADADAEAEAEEAE, encoded by the coding sequence ATGGAAGTCGAAATCCTCTCCGAGGAGCAGAATCCGATGCTCCACCGGTCCGAAGTGCGGTTCCAGATAGTTCACGACGAAGCGACCCCCTCGCGTCTCTCGGTCCGCGACAGCCTCGCGGCCAAGTTGGACAAGGATTCGAGCGAGGTCGTCGTCCACGAGATGAACACCAAGTTCGGCATGCGCAAGACCGTCGGCTACGCGAAGGTCTACGACAGCCCCGAACACGCCCGCGACGTGGAACAGGATTACATGCTCGAACGCAACAAGATTGCCGCCGACGCCGACGCCGAGGCGGAAGCGGAGGAGGCCGAATAA